The Coffea arabica cultivar ET-39 chromosome 2c, Coffea Arabica ET-39 HiFi, whole genome shotgun sequence genome includes the window AATGTTTTCATCCAAAACAACACAGCGGCATTCATCTATATACTGCTTCAATTTCAAATGTGGAAGTAGACAGAGAATCCTGTTTCATCAAATAGGGTCGACACAGAGACAGGGAAAAGATTGAGTGGACTTACAACTGAAGGTCGCTCAGCTTTGACAGGAGGTATTTAGTTGCTCCTTCAATGTTCTTTTTGAAAGCATCCAGCTTCTCAGGCTCCAACTTTGGACTTAAATTCTTGATATATTTCTTGATGTATGCAACAAACTGCTTTTTGTCGAAAGCGGGTTGCTCCTACAAAGAGGCAAGAGTCTCTTCATTGAATAACAAGAAAGAATAAAAGAGGAGGTCCAATTTGGAGTAGTTTTGCAGCAAAAGTATACCAACCTGAAGTCTGAAAGTATCAACAATATCAACAACCTTGACAGCTTGGTCGTCAACTCCTTCATCTTCTTCTCCACCTTCAGCAGAAGGATTGGCCCCAATATTCACCTCCACAGCACCTTGAACGACCCACTGATTGAACATTCCAATAATTAATGTCAAATTTGACTTGtcacaaataaatttttcatgCTAATATGTGAAGCATGGCCTAAAATGTCTCTTTCCCTCCTGATACAGAACAAttctacaaaacaaaaaatagttgaaataaaaaaaaaagggacgaAAGCCTTTACCTTCCCTTCTACTTCCCACAGCATTCCATTCTCAATTTCCTTATAGGGGAATGAGTCGGATAGAAGCTCATCGCCtggaaataataaaaaatttcataGTATTACTTTCTTGAAGCAATAAATAAAGACTAAAAGGAGGAGTTGATGCAGTTGACAGCTAAAAAAGGACCAGTACCCGAGCACACAGGAAAGAGATTGCCACAAATCACAGCTTAAAAAAAGCTATCCGTGAGAAATAGTATAAAGTTTCAATCTTTATATTAGAAGGAAAACATAATTGCAAGAAACTCTGCAAGAATGCTACGATGAATCTGGTAGCCACAGAAGCAATTGCTAAGCTTATGTAAAAGGTATACCAATTAGCCATCTTTAAATATTTTTAGATCCCAATTAATCAGTATCAACAAACTTTTACTGACAATTTGGCAATTACTGGTTGTGTACACCATACAACTCAACATGCTCTGAGATTAGAAGACTCCCCAGCAACACAGGCAgtgcacttgtgctttcttaaaTAATAGTAGCAATTAATAAGTCAATTGCtcctaaatttaaattaaacaTGCTTGATATCATTTTCCGACCAAGTTTCCCTTGAAGGGTTAGCTAGAATTCCTTAGTTTTGTGCTCCTAAAATAATCTTCAGGGTAAACTCTAATCATTCTGGTATCAACGAAGGACAGAAGTAAAGACTCTGCACCGATGCTATTCTCTTCCTTGAATTGAAATTCATAACCGAAGAAACACGCAGGTAGATCAGCCCCAACGTTAAACACATAATTGGTATCCAATTATAGAAACCAAATAAATAACAAGTTTACATCCAATAATACAATCTAAagggtttttcttcttcttttctttttcatggtTTTCACATGTATGAACTCATGCAAGAAGACAacgaaaaaaaaagtacaaaagaaTTAAATTAAACTCTTAAGCAAACAAAACATAGGAACTGTTACAAGAAAAAGCAACTTTGGTTGTATCATGCAACAAAGTTTTCACACAGAAAAGGTTAAGAAAAGAAGTGTACCAGAAAGAAGATCCTGGTAAACCAACATGTTTGCAGACTTGAAGTTTCCTTGGTTGtcagatttttttctttctgcTGGCACTATGGAAGACGTACTATGCTATAATTGTACAGTAAGAGGTAACGAAAGAAAAGGTAGTCCTCCTAATAAAGCCGGGTGGTGAGCTTTTATAGTGGAGAATTTGACGGTGTCCCTTCAGGAATAGGAAAATCCTAATTAATAAAACCACTTCATATTAGGAATTactttaaaatttaaataatctttttatttgcttttaggaaaagaaaatcctaatttcagaaacctcccctaaggtttctgacaattttattgagctcccttgagatttgaaaatttacacatacctcccttgccatttaaaatgataattttacccttaaacattttaatgaaattcccttATTTGGTATGTTTATATTTagaatgagttttaaaattattttttcattctttttccttcttattccctttttttaattatttaccAATAAAACTGTAGAACTATTACTATTGCTTGTAGTTTCTATTATACCCAAACATAGGACTAGTGTTTTTTCGaatgaattaattttatatgtaattcAATACTTTTGctgatttttgttttctattttttggtactaaaattaacaatagataaaaaaaaatggcccaaaatcactatcaaattatgataatcccactacccgaaaaattcataaactctaaataaattatttcaacattttcttttctatcttataaatctaaatctaTAAAAAGTGGCATCAAAAGTACCCTATcataatgaaaaaataattattatagttatttatcaaatagcagatatggacatgaaaattttgacaccttttccttataattatactagataatcttataattatataggaacataaattaaaactcattacacaagggcatttttgagtatttatttaaaaaattgatcaagccaatattattttaaaattttgttactaaaactgtCAAACTAAAGGAGGtaagtataatttttcaaactttaggAGCTCAGTGAAGTTATCAGAAACCACCTCacgggaggtttctgaaattatcccaaagaaaCTTGCAAATTAATGGGATTTTGAGAATTAGATTCTCCTCCTCTTTTGACTGATGGCCGACATGGGCCTTTCTTCTCCGGCCGGTTGTTTTCTTGGCTAGTAGTGCAATTTGTACACTTCTATTCTACGTTACTACAAGTGGGATGCAAGTGATATACAGTTGTGTATGTATGTTGTATGTGTCTGCTGGGCGGTGCATTGAATTTGGATTGCAATCATTTACTTCTGACTTTGGATCAAACCCAATAAAGATATTATTATCAATTTccggaaaaaaatattatttaaaaaaaaaactggttcAAAATGAAAAAACGAGATAATAAGTGAAACcataaaaagggaagagaatcTCTGCTTTGAGTACGGTTACATGGTAAATCTTGCACTATTAACTTGGTGGTATTGTAGTATTATCATAGGCTTGTGAATTTTCTCATTAGTTAGTTGAAATATCAAATTTACCTTTTTGGTTAGAATAAATTGGTTTTAAATTAGTTAAACTGAAGTGATGAGAGTTGGATATTACTCACAGACACTTAAAGAATGATAACTTCAATCTTGGAGTGATCATTTGTTGGGTAAACCCATAAGTTTGGTTTACTAAGGGTATCATTTGTTGGGCTTATTTCTTTCTAACTATTTAGACACCATCTTTGGAGTGATTTTTTTGTTCCAAtttgtatgtgattgattgtTGAGCAATGACTGTGTTTTATTTTGATGCGCTAAACTTTTGGTTTAATAAAAGTTAATTTAGAGagtttttaaaccatttagaTGCATGTAATTTGGGGTTGTTTGGCAAATGAATTTTGCCAAGTTTTTATaagtttttaaataattttaacTACATTAACATTAAAAAACTcctcaaagtttttaaaatacacatctcaaaataccaaaaacacacaaaaaaaatttttttttccttctttccttttttcttcttccttcacCCACCACAGCCTTCGCCATCAGCCAACACCAACTGGCACCTCTGTTGATGTTAGCAccggttttctttctttttttctcttttcccttttctccttccttttcctttctcccTCCCTCTCCTCCTCCTGTCCCCTCTTCGCTACCGCTCCTCCTCCTGTCCCCTCTTTTCTTCTCCCTATCCCTTCCCCTTGTACAATTTGGTCGCGTGACCAGATCGCTAGTCATAGTGATTAGATATTTAGATCACGTGGAAATGGGAGGGGAAATGTGGCAGATGGAGGGGGAAGAGGTGGTGGAGGAGAGGGGAAGAGAAGAAGGGAGGGGAGAAGGTTGGGAGaggagggaaaaagaagaaaaagagggggagagagaacaaaatatatttaaaaaaaaactccatCTGTTGTCAATGCTGGACGTCGACAAAGGTTTTGGCGACCGGCGATAGAGAGGGAGTAAGATCAATGGTGGGGTGAGGGAGATGAAgataagaggaaaaaaaaggaaaaagaaaaagaaaaaaatttacacACCCTAAAAAGTTTTGGATTAAtgtttcctacactgacagcgTATACACTGTCAATATTGAATAAATgacaattatacaaaatttgaatttgaaatttaacttttgcacacatgtcatgaatccaacgatgatagtgtatacactgtcagtgtatataagatttacttaaAAGTTTTTCTACAATTTTTACTGTAagctacaataaaattttaaataaatatccAAAAACCTCAATCAACTACCTCTAGAGTAGTTGGTCACTAGGGAGAGGTTTAAAACTCTCCTTGAGTGTAAGTCAATGAATCAAATCTCTtagtttgcatttttctttaggatttcttgaaaaaattcaaCAGCGAAAAATCCAAAAAACTCATTTGGTTTTCATGAAGAATTGACTAATTCCACAATGCACCCCCAAACTTGTACATTTTTCCACTTTG containing:
- the LOC113727683 gene encoding translationally-controlled tumor protein homolog, which encodes MLVYQDLLSGDELLSDSFPYKEIENGMLWEVEGKWVVQGAVEVNIGANPSAEGGEEDEGVDDQAVKVVDIVDTFRLQEQPAFDKKQFVAYIKKYIKNLSPKLEPEKLDAFKKNIEGATKYLLSKLSDLQFFVGESMHDDGSIVFAYYKEGATDPTFLYLAPGLKEVKC